The Oxyura jamaicensis isolate SHBP4307 breed ruddy duck chromosome 15, BPBGC_Ojam_1.0, whole genome shotgun sequence nucleotide sequence ttgcctcagGGTGATTCTGTTAATTTTGCCTAAATGTAAACTGATTTGACCACACTGAATAAAGAAATACTCTCTGTATCTCTATTCTACCTGTTGCTGAACTTATTTCAGGGTAGTATGTAAGTGTGCTGGAAGGAGAAGCCTCCTGGATTTCCACCCtcatggggctgcagggacTTGATGTGTGAAGAACGCAAGCCTTCCAGCTTCCAGCAACAACGCATGTACTTGCCAAAGAAGCAAAACTTGTGTGTGCGTACTCTGCACAGCTGCATAGGGAGGGGAAGGCCCTTAGAGGCAATACCCAATCTGTTATATATTTCTTCCTAAATCCAGGCAATAAAAGTCTGTTGGCCTTCAAGACCTTCTGCATCAGTACTACttttaggcattggaatgggctgcccagggaagtggttgagtcaccatccctggaggtctttacaagacgtttagatgtagagcttagggatatggtttagtggaggacttgttagtgttaggtcagaggttggactcggtgaccttggagggctcttccaacctagatgattctgtgattctgtgatactttaaggagaaaacaaacaaacaaacaaacaaacaaaaacaacaacaacaattgACCAGAGCTGCTTTTGCCAGATCCTGATGTCAAGCAACTAGGAACAGCTCCCTCTCTGCCAGCTCCTTTCAGCTAGGAATGGCCTAGGTTTGCTATTTGATTCTGACAAACTCTCTCCATGCTGGGCCTGTTCAGTATTTGGGCAGGAAAACATTGCTTTACTCTGATTTTAATACTCAGTCTCCTTACCTTGATCCACATGGTCTTAGGAGCATTAGCCCGGATGTTAGCATGATGCCATGAGAGGTATTCATCTACCTGGGCCCGCTTTTGTATGTCTGATGGGTACCAGTGGTCGGGAGTGTTGTACTTTCGACTTAGATACAGCAGAATGGCAGTGCTGCTCAGACATTAACAAGAGACAAGAAAGGGGTCAGGGAGTTAAGATGCACAATGCTTTCACTTCAGTTCCCCCTCTTACCCCTTCTGAACTTCCTGAACACTAAAAAGCATTCAGATCCAGGTTTCTGACAGAACCTAGGGGCCATATATAGGCACCTAATTCATGTTGACATTAGAGATAGCACTTTATCACCTTAATCCCCCTGAAAACTTGCTGGAAAATCACAGCACTGTGACTGACTGATAGCACAGGACAAAAGTGCATTGTACTGTTGGACAGTAGTGTggtaaacagacaaaaaatctCCATAATCATCTATCAGCAATGTTAACCCCATTTGTTCCTCAACTGTTCTGACCCATTTCTCTGACTTTTGCTCAATGTTTATGTACCTGTGTACTAAATGAAACCTAATGAATTATGTTGTCTTTTGATCAGATCTATGTCTTTCTAGCCTGCACTTTTCATTGAAGCCAGTGGAAGTCCTAGTAGGGGTAGTAGGGGGGAGCCTACAGAATCTTCCTGTGTTTGTCCACATATTTATACTTCCACTAATTAGCAGGAAAagtcagatggaaaaaaacCTTAGTCATCTGCAACAATGTGTAGGCTGTTACTACAAAGAGATGTGATAAATAACCCTGTgctgacaaaaagaaagaaaatgcagaccCCCCGACTATGCTGATGCTACAATAGTTCAATTATTTTAGCGTTAGGACTCTATTAACAAGTCTCcttattaattttacattataaAACCTAAATTTCATCTCTGTAGGTGTTAATCTGTTGTTATGACTAAATGAGGTAAACAAAAGTagctccttatttttttctagtgtaAAAGGGATTTTTATACAATTTTAAACAATTCTCAGGAGTGTTTATGATCCTATTTTGAGGTAAGTGCATTCAGAAGATCAACAAGTTAAGTCGACTGATTTGTTTACACTGTGAAAGATAgttcaaacagaaaatggaaacagtaAATGAGGTTACTACAAATGACTAAGATGTTGTACGGTATGAAACTTTGCAGAGACTTTTTCAATCTTTGCAGTTCTCTTTTGAAGgcaaatacatttgaaatataaaaatatcatcATAATTATCTTTTCATCACATCAGGAACTAGATGTGACTTCGTAACATTAACCTCTTCAGATTGAGAAGCAAGATGTGATGGAGGAAACAAGCACTTATAACGTCATCTTAGGCAGGAAACGCTTACTTCTCCATAAAAAGACTTAAAGATGTAATGGCTAGTTGATAATCTGAAATTACAGAAGTTCCTCCTGAAGGAGCACCTTTCTAATGACTCCAAGTTGTTTATCTCCACGTACGGATCATGTTTATCTGAAATAATGCATAGCTCTAACTGTTTAGCCCAAAACTGCAtattgctatatatatatatatgtacttagaaatataatttattttctcttcaggaaCAAAGGAACTGAAATGCCAAAGCAGATCACTAATCTGTTCCATTCATAACTGGCCAGTTCTGGGATCCTTAGTCATTCAGAAGGAATGACACCTCGTGAACACCATATGTCTTACTGGTGCCCAGGGAGGTCTGAAGACTGAGCTCTTACCATTCTGCTAGGGtgaaatctccatcctttaGTGCTGGTACTTTCTTCAAGAGGCTGATTTTGCTAGCCCCTTCACTATTTGATGCCCCTAAGAACATGAACAGACAAGTCAGAGGTTAGAAGAGTAACAGCCAGTGAATAATTAATGACATATGTGCATCCAACTGGAAAATCAGTGAACTCTGCTAGGCTTTTCCTATTTGGTCATATCTCACAATTAAAAGGTTGAGAAAATGAAGAGTGACTGTAAAAGCCATCAGTCCTGTCATGTGGCATGAAGCAGTTcacatttttatgcatttttatgcaGGAATTCAGTTGCTTGACTCTGTTACCAACATTCCCTgcaaaaattactgaaaaatcatTCCCTAAGAGGCATTTAAATACCATGATGACGATACTGGTATTGAAAACACTACCTTGACTTGAGAACAGTGTCCTATGGTTAGAGATGGGGGAAAAAGATGTAAGTTAGGATGTAAATTAGACAAGTGAGCAGCtgaaaaatacttaatatttgCAAACAAAGCAGGGACTGGAAAAGTTGAGTTTGCACACAAAGCATCCTGATGAGGCTAGATggttgctgctcctgctcctcttccagcagacaacaccaaaacaaatttattttcttccagtttgtaAACGTGGCTGACTCAAGCTAGGATGCAGTCATGATGGAAAGCAACTTAAGAGCCTTGGGGCCACAGAGATTACTGCAGTGGTTAATCATTCAAAGAGAACCCGGGTGGCTTATAAGACACACAGAACAAAATCTTtcccttgtttgtttgtggCTCAAGAGCAGGGGGAACTGAGCATttccaaagaaagcaaatgttgatccctcagcacacacacagcagaggATGTTTCCAGGGTTCTTGCTGAAATGGGAAGAACATGAATGTCAGCAATACAACAGTGGATTCAAAAGTAACTCATTCTGCCACAGCATGCATTCACTAAGGGCAGGGAAACTCAAACACCTCTGTCCTGTATCACTGTAGCTCTGGGTCAGCATTTGAACCTACCTCTGTCAGGAAAACATAAGAGGAAGAAGCTATCCCATAAGAGTTTAAACTCCACAGTTACTTGGAGTTTGGAAGCATTAATTGCTGGCTAATATCTAATCAAGTTTTCAATTTCTCACTGAAGGCCCTGAACTTGCAAGTCAGCAGTTATATGCCAGGGAATTGTACAAAAGTccaggaacaaaataaaaggtttgAGAAGTTTGTTTACTTTGCTTGGTTTAAATGCTTTCTATAAGGAGACATGACATCCCAGGGTACAAAACCTGATCAAATCAAATCAGCATGACCAGCAGAAAGTCTCATGCAAAAATCcctttgctcaaaaaaaaaaaaaaaaaacgatctACATCTCTGAGAACTGTTTGCTGCCATACAGGAGGTGGTGGCAGTGTCTGCTTTAATGGACAAAAGTGCAGCACGAACTAGTCTCCAAGCAGTAAAAACAGTCTTTGGACTATcaaatttatttacaatttttacttttatttataaatttatttacagtTGGCTGTGGGAAGAGGTTGGAGAAAGCAGCTTAAGTAGCTTCATTGGAGACTGAGGTTCACACTCATCCACTGTCTAAGGGGATTCAGATGCCCATCTCCTGTCTCACTGGGAAATGTCTCTATCTGCCTACAGTGACCATGCCTGCCCGCTTATCTAGGCAGGATGCAGAGCAGAACCAGGCAGCAGCATcaggaaaggcagggaaaaagggTTTCTTAAGAATTAGAGACAAATGGAAAGTGTGAGGTAACAAGCCTATTATCTGAGAAACCTGAAcatccaaaaccaaaaaacaaaacaaaacaaaacaaacaaaaaaacccacccctaACAGAAAATCAAGCCAGCAGACAAAGTACAGGTACAAGGTGCCTTATTTCTATGATTTATATCACAAAAACTGCAAGGCAGATTTGTGTAAACCTCTTGCCAGCCAAGGAGTTGCTCTGGGAAAATGTTTGGACCTGTGCATTTAGAGAGGCTCCAGAGGCCAGTGGTCACCACACTCAGCTTGGGCTAGATCTGTAGAGTTCAGGTGAtctttggaaaaatacagaagaaagttGCAAGTCAGTAACACCTGCAGCTAATGAGCAGTCTATTCTTAGACCTAGCTGCTTGGTTGTTACAACCTACTGTCTGTGTTTATCATCTAAGGTAtcaaacaactgaaaaacaaggaTATGAGAAGTAGGCAGTGGGTAAAGGCAGCCTGAATCAGATTTCAGCCCGTTTTCATAGTGTATCAGTCTCAGCAGGAATACTGAATACGCATTCCTCATGGGACTGACATGTCACTACAGCAGGTTGGACAGTAGGTCAGTGTCTGTTACACAGACCACACCACGGCCCAGAAACAGCATCGTATTTGCTTTGGCTCATACAGACACAAACGACCTGTGCCAAGACTCTGCCACTGAGCTGCAAACTGATAAAAGCCTTGGTATGAACACTAATTCCAGGTTGCTTCAGTGGGACTGGTTGTTTATTGCATTAGAATACAGACCAGTATTTGTATTTGCCATTTAGCAGAGTTTAAGATCGTGCCTCTCTCCCAGCAAGCAGTTAGGCTTTTTGTTCAGTTATGTGGCCCATCTTTATCAGTCCTGTGATGTTCACTTGACTTATGGTGCTGTTTAGCATCAGTTGCATCTAGTGTAATTAGTTCTTGATGTCCCACAAAGGTGTGGGACACTCACTGTGTGTACTTCTGGGCTTCGAGGAATAACTTCCATAAGCAGATGGTACACTGTCAAAAAGCAGGGCAGGCTCAGGAAGGATTCTTAGTTTAGGAAAGATTCACTggtggtaaaaagaaaaatggacaagactcttcaaaagaaataataataataataataataaagcattgGTTGATTTGCTAATTGTGTCCCTGCCAAATCATCTCCTCAGCCAAGGATTTCCAAGTGTTGTGCTTTGCCTTAGGCAAAGAAGTAACAAACAATTTACTCTGAAAATACAATATGCAAATGTTCAATAGTCATCTTATACAGCTGGACGAGTCTGAACAGCTGAATGTTTCTGCTAAGTACACTGTACCCAGAGCTGTCACTGTGACTAATTTGCTAGAAATGGCTGGAGGAACATTCCTCAGGGATCCACAAAAATAGACGCAGCATGGCTATGAGACAGCTCAGGGAATAAGAGCTCCATGGTCAAACCATTGTGTTCAGGTGGGTCTGCAGGGCGTGTGTTGGAAATCTCCCAGTTACCTGACAAGCTAGTCCTTCCCCTGCAGTGGGCCAAGCTGAGCTtccaggggctgggagcaggttCAGCTCTACTGTGGTCTTGCCAGGCTTGACCCTGCTTTACTGGCTCCTGAAGCAGGATGGGACCCTGTCCTGAAAGGCCACCAGGGTACGACCCCATGAAAGTCTCTGAGCTCTGCATCCCCACGCTCCTCTCATAAGTTGGTGATCTCCTGCTCCCGCTAGCTCCAGCATTTTGCTCGCTTCCAGATTGCAAatgtttcctcctgctgctgttgaatGTCCCCAAGCACACACTGACAGTGCCGTACGCCCTTAGCAGGGAGAGGACTGCTGCATTTCCATCCATCTGGAGCAGACTGAACGCCCTTATGGGAACAGCTCAAAACAATTCAATCCCTGGGCAATCCCAGCGAAGCAGCAGCTCGAGATGCAGCCGTGACAGGAggccagagctgagcaggaCAGGGTGAAACCCTCAGGCCTCCTCCCTCAGAGAGGTGAAAGAACTCCTCAGACAGCAGCGAGACGAAGGCACCTGCTGCTCGCAGCGAGGTGTGACAGGGCAGCGGCCCTTGTTGGCCCTTGTTACTGCGGTGGCTGCATGCAGGGCCTGGAGCTATGGGGGCTGCCAGCACTCGTCCCTCGActccccagggtgcccccaCCGCCTGGGGCCTGCTGTCAGGAGATTGTGTTACggcctgggctgctgccagccggGCCAGGGCACAGCCTGTTCCTaccaggcaggcagggcaggcagcaccgCTGGGACCCctccagccccgagccccccggccgGGCAGGGGAGTTGTGACAGGAATAACGgcccctgggggggggcagggggggagcCTCACCTGTGCGGGGCTGCTCCGCGCTGCTCGCCGCCGCCGGCTTCTTCCCCAGCACCGAGTCTGCCAAAGAACCGAGAGAGGGGCGCTGAGTTTCGGGAGGGGGGAACCCCtggcagcccggccccgccgcccgcccgccacCCCCCGGGCAGCTCCCCTGTGCCCGTCCCACCTTTGAAGAGCTCCACGTGCTTGAACTCGAAGGGGATGTTGTTGCTGCGGGCGAAGATGTAGATGGAGCGGCAGGGCTGCGACAGCAGGTCCAGGTACAGCTCCAGCCCCATGCTGCCACCGCCGCTGTTTGCCGCTGCTGCCACCGCCGCCGGCTCTGGCGACGGCTGCCCGGAGCCGCCCCGCTCGGGCAGGCGGGGGTTGAACCGTGCCGGGGCGGGCGGTGCCCTCCCCGTGGGCCCGGCCGGGCGGGGACGCGCCCcccgcgggcggcggcggcgctgagGGGAGCCCTGAGGCGCCGGGCCCCGGCTGAGGGCCGGGCGGGGAGGCCGGGGGTTCTCGCGGGCCCCCATGAGGTGGAGAAGGGGGAACTGCGGCGGGGTGTCCGCGGGGAACCGTCCCAGGTGGCAGGTGGAGGTGCTGGCGGTGCTCCCTGCCCCACATAATGTcggggtggggaaggagaaggctgCTGGCACCGTGCGtggagggctgctggggggAAAGGCTGCTAGGGGTGGGCAGCGGTGCACGCactcagagcagggctgggtgccaAGCACCGTGCGGCACCCCTCGGGTTTGGGGTTCAGAAGGGAACTCCCCCGTCACGCACGCTGCACGGCGTGGCGAGGTGACGCCCAGACTCAGAGGGTGGCAGTGGAGCGTGGAAGGCTTCTCTGCCGGCACCTCACAGGCCATTGACCCTCCTTTCTCCCTGTTACTTGTCATTTAAGATCTCCACGTGAGCAGAGGAGAACTAAAGTTGAGGCTGCATTTGAGTCCTCGCATGCACCCGCAGTGTTTCCCAGCTGTGCGATTCGTGGACAGCGACGTGCTGGTAAGTACAGGGACGTCATTGACTCTCACAGCAGCTGAACCACTCAAAGCAAAGTCACCCCCAGTCAAACCCACCTCAGCTCAGCGACACCTTGTTATCAGTGCTGTGCCAGAGAGCTCACACATCACACACAAGCCCTTTGAAACAGCCATGAGAACCTCAAAGAGAGCGAGCTGGAGGACCAATTGCTGTTCTGCCTGTACAGAGAATCATTACAAAGGGTGGTGAAGCGGTTCAGATGCTGAGCAGTGAGCTCATTGACTGCATACGTTAAAAACTGGAATGCTCACAGGTGCTTCGTTTTGTATTGCTTTGCCGAGGCTTCTGCTCTGACAGTTTCCTAAGAATGGGGATTGCTGTTAGACTGGTCAGTCTATGAGTCTTTTGAACAAGCTGTGTCTCAACATCAAGTATTGAGTCCACTGCACCACACACCTCTTTTCTggaagaatttttcatttttagaactgtgcaatattttttttttccagtttcttggCCTGAATAGCTTGAGAGGGGCTGTGTACACGCTTTAGTTCCTGTTAGGCTCTAGAGCACCTGCCCGCAGCACCAACATGCCAGAGACAAAAGCTTGTAGAGTATTGTGGTAGGTGCTTAAGCTCACGTCAAACTCCTTCAGTGCAAAGAAATCTTAATTGCTAATGGAATGGGGAAAAGGAGCATGAATGCAGTTCTGCACAGATAATAACAGGCAGAAAAGTCATTGTGCTTCAAAATGGTCAGAAGTTCTTCTAAAATATCACGGAGGAGAGTTCGTTGATCCCAGTGGTGGGTAGCAAGATCAGTAGTCTGGGTTCACTTTGATCCTTGATTCATGGTTCTGTGGAGCCATTAGTCCTAGCTGGACTTTCAAGGTCTTTTCTCATGGGTCCTGGAAAAGTTCCTTCTGTAAGCCTTTCTCCAGGTGCTGACCGCACTGCACAACCCGCACAGccaaagagatatttttaatcTGGTCACATTGTATgacattttattgcattatttttgaCCAGACTTCTAgcacagtattttcatttagttCTATCAcctcaaaggatttttttcttccctgtactTGTAGGcactgacaagaaaaaatgcagtaggctttgcattgtatttcttAATCATTCAGAAAATGTCCTGGGGTATGTGTCTGgttttttaacattcttttgattttgtgtATCATAGCCTGGTTTTATTCTAGAAAGCACAGGCTCTTGCCTTTTTACAAATAATCCCTGGCAAAAATTGAGGAAAATGAATCCGAACAGCAAGTTAAACTGTCATGGGAGGTGTAACGTCTCTCCACATGCAGGGGAGTGGACACCAAACAGTGTACCGAGGCATGCAAAACTCTTGCGCAACCTGTTGGGTTTTGGCAGGTAGAGagggctgctcctggggctcTTAGCCTAGGGCCTGAAACCAGCCAAGATCAAATGACACAAATGAACCAAATGGGGGAGGTGGAGGGACAGCAGAAGGCAAAGTACAAGGACGAGATACTCTATCTCCATgatttagaggggaaaaaaaaaacaccagcaaggCAGATTTATCTGTTGTACAACTGTATTGCCATGTGAGGAGTAACTGTGGGGGGGGTGTTTTGTCCTGCATGCACAGGTGGGCCTGAAATGCCGGTGGTCACTGCGCACACAGCTTCATTGAGCAAGAACCTGGGACTCAGGTGGGCTTTGACCATTTGGATAATACTATGGGGAAAAATTGAAATCTCCTCTTGTCATCATGACCATGCTGCAGAGAGGCAGTAGCTGATCTGTGTCTTCATCCTCTGTGACACTGACAACAGAGGAGCAGGAGACAAAAGGGCTGTGAACATAGTTCTAAGTTGTTTTTGAAGGCAGCGTCCTTGCAAGAGCACACAATGGGTGACCTTTCAGGAAATTGTGCTTTAttcaaacaagcagaaaattggCTCAAGAATCTCTTACACAGAGCTCTTGTGCTGTAGGTatcataaataagaaataataataaaaaaagacactaTTTACTCTGGCTCATGCAATGGTTTTGTATGCACAGCAGCCGTACCTAGAGATTCTGCAGGGATATATCAAGAAAGGCACTGCTAACGTTTGAGGTCTCTGCAAGGTTAGCACTCTGTACATTTCGCTCTTGATTTTGATTGTCTCTGCTCTGTTTATAGTTGAACAGAAGCTGAGGAATTTACTGTGCTGGTAATAGGAAGTTTACTCTCTACAAAAAAGGGAGAAGTTGGAGGTCAGGAGCGTGAAGTTACACAAAGTACAAAAGGTGCCAACAGGAGAGAGTGCAGCAAGGTGGGATGGCTTTGGTGAGGTAGCAaggaaggaattattttattccaatGGTGCACTGAAGCCCAGCCAGGTGGATGTGGTAAGCTGCAAGttacagaagaaaggaagtggTTGGCAGTACGGCATAAACAGGCCGTTTTCTTTGGGTTTAGCACTGCAAGCAAACTGCTACAGCAGAGGACCAGTGCAGCACTTGCAGAGGTTACTGGTCAGGTAGCAGCAATGCAAGCACTCTCAGGGCCAGAAGAAAACTGCTGTCACTGAGTTTTCTGGCTGGAGTGCAGCAAGCTGTCCTCAACAAACATATACCAATAAAAATCAGGTGAGAATACAAGTATCCTCTGCCTGTGTCAGCACAGAAACCGAAAGAGTTTGGGggtaaatctgtttttttcaccACTGACGTTTAGGATTTCCTGCAGGTTGGAAGAATGAAAGGGGGACTGGCCTGCTTGGCTGGTGTATCTCAGCCCTGAGGGACGCGCATTGCAAGCTCTGGTTCATGGTGCCCTTTTGAACTAGAGGGCAGGTTTACTCAGGAAACTCAAACACAGGAGGGGCAGCTGGTTTACCCCTCTGAAACAGCAGGTCCTGGTGAGAGTGTGAGACTGGTTTGAGCAGCTATTTTCACCTTTTCTCAGCACTGAGTCACTTAAGCTGCTGTGGTATGCTGGGGGTGGCTGAGGTAGCCGACGTCTCACCCCCAGCATACCACGCTGCCACCACTGCGGGTGGTGTAACCATCTAGCAGATCACAGCGCAGAGACAGAGACTTCCAGCTACAACTGGTGCttaacaaggaggaaaaaacagccCTGGAAACTAGAACCCTCGTCATGGCTCTTACCTGGAAATGGAAGGTTACAGAGGCAGGAAGAAGACAGGAAAGCAAGAGGGGTACAGAAGGACACAGCCAAGAGGTTATGAAGGCAGCTGCACAAGTGTGTGTAATGAATCCATGGCCGCTCCCTTCCAAATCCTGTTTACAAATCCAAACAGAACTACACATGGCAATTGTAACCATTAACTTTACTGGAGAATCTGACACGACAGAAGAGTAGTGGAACATTGACAGTATTGAGGCACTGGTTGGTTCACCAGCTAGGCACTCCACTCACCCTGGGGCTGGCCACCACAGCTCCCTCTGCCACAGGTActggcccagccacagcagCGTTCAGCAGTGGAGAACCTGGCTTAAATGTCTTCCATTGAGCTGACAGGGCATCTCCGGGGGAAAGGACAGAGCACCAATATGGCTTGAGGATGGGGAACGGGGTGGTTGGCAGCGGTTTCaccaagaaaagcagcttttctcaACTGTGCAGTCTGTTATTTGTAGATTATGGCAGAAGTCTATGGTTGAGGACCTTTATTCATGGAACTCACCCCATCCTTCCCAGACCTCACTCGGAAACCTGCacagcctccctgctcctcGGGTGCTGCGTCCCGTCATCCCGACATGTAACGCAGCAGCCTCTAGTGGCCAGGTGCTCCCACACCTTCCTGGGCAGGGTCCCCCTGCCAAGGGCTGGTTCTTGGCAATTGTCTTTACCAAGTGAGCAAAAATCTTTCAACTGAGCTTGCTGCAAAGTGAGTGTCATTTTCTACAACTAAAATGCCTTGTTTCAggcagctctgtcctgccacCCTTTCAGGAAACCTCTGCCGAAAAGGGCAGTTCTGACTAGCCCTGTTCCCACGTGGACTGAATTGCCTCTGTCCTGAAGCAGATCCAGTGGTGtcagagcaagaaagaaaagcctatAGGGCTGCAGCTCATATATCTGTAGTGGACGAGAGAGGAAAGCAGCTCACTGCAGTCTGCTTAAGACttagttttcttcccttttaagTTGCAGAAAGGCTGTAATTGAAGTGCATTTGGTGGAATGGTgtttttgtatgatttttaaaggaaatgcagaaatattaggaaaagcctgcacaaaataattcattttaatttgagtGGAATTAGCTAATTCTAGCTAGACTGCTTTAGGAGCTGGTGCTTGAAGTGCTCCAGCAGTTCAGGTGCAATTTTATCAGCGGTCAAATTCTTGGCGTTCAAGATCCCTTCGTGCGcctcctggcagagctgcttcccCACCGCTTCTTCCACCCGACTGCGCCACTCCGCTAACTTTGGCCTCTCCTCAAAGAGGTTGTAGCCAGCACCAAcaggctgcagagagagagCAACAGAACCTGGGCGTGAGGCTTCCTGCCAGCAGTCAGCCGAGCTGTCTGCCAGGGCTGGGACCAGAAGGAAGCACAGATGTGCCTCTAGCTCAAGGCAGCAGAAAGTCATGGAGTTTGCTAGGTGGAGATCGTCTCGGGCTCTTAGCTTGCAGGAAGCAAGTGCTGTCATCCTCAGCAGTTGCTGTCCTCTGAGACCTGCAGCAAAAGCGCAGCCACGGCTAACCCAGGAACTGCCTAACGTGGAGCAGAGGTCCACGCACACCAATGTCTCATCTAAATACCTCTACTTTCTGTGGCTCATTTTACGACACTGATCCTGGTACTTTGAGAAAATCTGATAGATCTGTTCTCACCTAGAATACAAGGTGATTCTCTTCCTAGACAGCACAGGCAGTGCTTCAGTACTCCTGTCTAGGAACTAGGGTGAGGAGTCACCTATTCTGCCACTCAGAAGACAAAGCAGTGTTAACGAGGACCGGACATCCAGCTCCCTCAAGACAAATGCAGTTTAGATTCTCTCCTCCCAAATTCCTGGTCTAAGGAAGGGAGCTGTTCTACCAATCCCTCACTCATCCTTCTCTGCCTACtttgtaacttatttttttttaattccccccctcccccagaaGAAATAGGAGAAAATGGGAATTTTGTCCAAACTTCTATAAAGAGAAGTCTCTCAAAGTAGATGTTCCCTGGCAAACGCAGTTCTGGTCAAAGTCAAAATGGAACAAGTTTTAACTCCACTAATGAGTAAACTGTGGAGAAAAAGGGTCTGGCACAAAGGAGGtggtgctgcagcctggcctGCCCACAACCCCGCTTGCATAACCAACAGCATTGCAGCTGATGCTCACCTGCATGAGCTCCACCAGCGCTACGAGGTCTGCCAGGGAGATCTCGTTG carries:
- the LOC118175158 gene encoding glutathione S-transferase theta-1, whose translation is MGLELYLDLLSQPCRSIYIFARSNNIPFEFKHVELFKDSVLGKKPAAASSAEQPRTGASNSEGASKISLLKKVPALKDGDFTLAECTAILLYLSRKYNTPDHWYPSDIQKRAQVDEYLSWHHANIRANAPKTMWIKVLIPLFTGQPLPSEKLQEVMEGLSTSLKQFEERFLQDKAFIIGNEISLADLVAIVELMQPVGVGCDIFEDRPRLMEWRRRVEEAVGKELFFQAHEMILNIKELSNIQIDPQLKEHLAPMLMKMLK